The Canis lupus baileyi chromosome 28, mCanLup2.hap1, whole genome shotgun sequence genome has a segment encoding these proteins:
- the PKIA gene encoding cAMP-dependent protein kinase inhibitor alpha isoform X1 gives MSPFTGVKLACYPVTIWLMTQCHYKNHFSSFIGPTSFKIPIYVECFNLFNIGDSLLCGYLLAMTDVETTYADFIASGRTGRRNAIHDILVSSASGNSNELALKLAGLDINKTEGEEDAQRSSTEQSGEAQGEAAKSES, from the exons ATGTCCCCATTTACAGGAGTAAAATTAGCATGTTATCCAGTCACCATTTGGCTCATGACTCAATGTCACTATAAAAATCACTTTAGCAGCTTCATAGGCCCAACTTCTTTTAAGATACCCATCTATGTGGAATGCTTCAATTTGTTTAATATAGGAGAC tCCCTGCTATGTGGATATTTGTTAGCAATGACTGATGTGGAAACTACATATGCAGATTTCATTGCTTCAGGAAGAACAGGTAGAAGAAATGCAATACATGATATCCTGGTTTCCTCTGCAAGTGGCAACAGCAATGAATTAGCCTTGAAATTAGCAGGTCTTGATATCAACAAGACAG AAGGTGAAGAAGATGCACAACGAAGTTCCACAGAACAAAGTGGGGAAgcccagggagaagcagcaaAATCTGAAAGCTAA
- the PKIA gene encoding cAMP-dependent protein kinase inhibitor alpha isoform X2 gives MTDVETTYADFIASGRTGRRNAIHDILVSSASGNSNELALKLAGLDINKTEGEEDAQRSSTEQSGEAQGEAAKSES, from the exons ATGACTGATGTGGAAACTACATATGCAGATTTCATTGCTTCAGGAAGAACAGGTAGAAGAAATGCAATACATGATATCCTGGTTTCCTCTGCAAGTGGCAACAGCAATGAATTAGCCTTGAAATTAGCAGGTCTTGATATCAACAAGACAG AAGGTGAAGAAGATGCACAACGAAGTTCCACAGAACAAAGTGGGGAAgcccagggagaagcagcaaAATCTGAAAGCTAA